In the Juglans microcarpa x Juglans regia isolate MS1-56 chromosome 6D, Jm3101_v1.0, whole genome shotgun sequence genome, one interval contains:
- the LOC121234928 gene encoding receptor-like protein kinase THESEUS 1, with amino-acid sequence MRFLGSEILDRAKMKAVKLVPLVLAMILFMGHGSCASFTPVDNYLIACGSSKNVTFQDRTFVSDSEHSSLVLRSGNSSVASSNSTIPPPIYQSARVFSGMASYKFEIERKGRHWVRLYFYPLPKSGENLTSASMSVVTDNFVLLNNFTFNKYNGSYMFKEYAINVTSDTLTLTFVPSNNSVAFINAIEVVSIPDEVLPDQALALNPSTPFNGLSELALETVFRLNMGGPLLTAQNDTLGRVWENDVKYLHVNSSAENVSVSPANIMYPAAVTPETAPNLVYATAETMGDANVPNDNFNITWVFSVDPNFMYFVRVHFCDIVSKSLNNLVFNLFINDDIALRSFDLSSLTGELGVPYYKDFVSNSPANSHTLTVSVGPDTVADTTDAIMNGLEIMRISNEVGSLNGLLSVESLLPSSPSKKSNMGIIVGSIVGAAAAVVLVLIGLCYCCLVARKPKTTQQEHPWLPLPLYGNSQTMTKMSTASQKSGTASCISLASSSLGRFFMFQEILDATNKFDENLLLGVGGFGRVYKGTLEDGTKVAVKRGNPRSEQGIAEFRTEIEMLSKLRHRHLVSLIGYCDERSEMILVYEYMANGPLRSHLYGTDLPPLSWKQRLEICIGAARGLHYLHTGAAQSIIHRDVKTTNILLDENFVAKVADFGLSKTGPALDQTHVSTAVKGSFGYLDPEYFRRQQLTEKSDVYSFGVVLMEVLCTRPALNPVLPREQVNIAEWAMSWQKKGMLDQIMDPNLVGKVNPASLKKFGETAEKCLAEYGVDRPSMGDVLWNLEYALQLEETSSALMEPEDNSTNHISGIPLTPLEPFDNSISMVDGGNSGTENDDAEDAATSAVFSQLVNPRGR; translated from the coding sequence ATGAGGTTTCTTGGATCTGAGATCTTAGATAGGGCGAAGATGAAAGCAGTGAAGTTGGTACCCCTGGTTCTGGCTATGATTCTCTTTATGGGTCATGGATCATGTGCCTCATTCACTCCTGTCGATAACTACTTAATTGCTTGTGGTTCCTCAAAAAATGTAACATTCCAAGATCGAACTTTTGTTTCTGATTCAGAGCATTCTTCACTTGTCCTAAGAAGTGGCAATTCCAGTGTTGCCAGTTCCAATTCTACTATTCCGCCTCCAATCTACCAATCTGCCCGAGTTTTCTCAGGCATGGCTtcttataaatttgaaattgagcGGAAAGGTCGGCATTGGGTCCGCCTCTATTTTTACCCTCTTCCAAAGTCAGGCGAAAACTTGACCTCTGCCTCCATGTCTGTAGTCACTGATAATTTTGTGCTGTTGAACAACTTCACGTTCAATAAGTACAATGGCTCTTATATGTTTAAGGAGTACGCAATCAATGTGACTTCAGATACCTTGACTCTCACTTTCGTTCCTTCTAACAATTCGGTTGCGTTTATCAATGCAATTGAAGTTGTCTCTATCCCAGATGAGGTGCTCCCGGACCAGGCGTTGGCTCTAAATCCCTCTACTCCTTTCAATGGCCTCTCTGAACTTGCTCTGGAAACTGTTTTCCGGCTAAATATGGGGGGTCCTTTACTGACCGCTCAAAATGATACCCTTGGAAGGGTTTGGGAGAATGATGTTAAGTACCTCCATGTGAACAGTTCTGCAGAGAATGTGTCAGTCAGCCCTGCAAACATAATGTATCCAGCTGCGGTCACCCCTGAAACAGCACCTAATTTGGTTTATGCCACTGCTGAAACGATGGGAGACGCAAATGTACCCAATGATAACTTCAACATAACTTGGGTCTTCTCTGTCGACCCAAACTTCATGTATTTTGTTCGGGTACATTTCTGTGATATTGTGAGCAAATCTCTAAACAATCTAGTTTTCAATCTCTTCATAAATGACGATATTGCTCTTCGTAGTTTTGATCTATCATCTCTTACTGGTGAGTTGGGTGTGCCTTATTATAAAGACTTTGTTTCCAACTCCCCAGCAAATTCACATACTTTGACTGTGAGTGTTGGTCCGGACACTGTGGCAGACACCACTGATGCCATCATGAATGGGCTAGAGATTATGAGGATCAGCAATGAAGTTGGGAGCTTGAATGGGCTTTTATCTGTTGAGAGTCTCCTTCCTAGTTCACCCTCAAAGAAGAGCAATATGGGAATAATAGTTGGTTCTATCGTAGGAGCTGCAGCTGCAGTTGTACTTGTACTAATTGGTTTGTGTTATTGTTGCTTGGTAGCCCGCAAGCCAAAGACTACTCAGCAAGAGCACCCATGGCTGCCTTTGCCCTTGTATGGAAACTCTCAGACCATGACAAAAATGTCAACAGCTTCCCAAAAGAGTGGAACAGCTAGCTGTATTTCACTGGCTTCCTCCAGTCTTGGCCGGTTCTTCATGTTCCAAGAAATTTTGGATGCAACGAACAAGTTCGATGAAAATCTACTTCTTGGTGTAGGTGGTTTTGGCAGGGTTTACAAGGGAACTCTAGAGGATGGCACAAAAGTGGCTGTTAAAAGAGGGAACCCCAGATCTGAACAGGGTATTGCTGAATTTCGAACTGAGATCGAAATGTTATCCAAGCTCCGCCATCGTCACCTTGTGTCTCTCATTGGCTACTGTGATGAAAGGTCAGAAATGATTCTTGTGTATGAATACATGGCTAATGGACCCCTCAGGAGCCATTTGTATGGAACAGATCTACCACCTTTATCATGGAAGCAACGACTTGAAATTTGCATTGGTGCTGCAAGGGGGCTCCATTATCTACACACCGGTGCAGCTCAAAGCATAATTCACCGAGACGTGAAGACTACCAACATTCTCTTGGATGAGAATTTTGTAGCCAAAGTTGCTGATTTTGGCCTTTCAAAGACTGGTCCGGCTCTGGATCAGACCCATGTCAGTACCGCTGTTAAAGGTAGTTTTGGTTACCTTGACCCTGAATACTTTAGAAGGCAACAGCTTACCGAGAAATCAGATGTGTATTCGTTTGGAGTAGTCCTGATGGAAGTCCTCTGCACTAGACCGGCTTTAAACCCTGTTCTCCCCAGGGAGCAAGTCAATATAGCAGAATGGGCGATGAGCTGGCAAAAGAAGGGCATGCTGGATCAAATCATGGACCCGAATCTGGTGGGGAAGGTGAATCCGGCTTCTCTTAAGAAGTTTGGTGAGACAGCTGAGAAGTGCCTGGCTGAGTATGGGGTTGACAGGCCATCAATGGGAGATGTCTTGTGGAATCTTGAATATGCACTTCAGCTTGAGGAGACTTCATCTGCGCTAATGGAACCAGAAGATAACAGCACAAACCACATTTCTGGAATCCCATTAACACCGCTCGAACCATTTGATAACAGCATAAGTATGGTTGATGGAGGGAACTCTGGCACAGAAAATGACGATGCAGAAGATGCTGCCACAAGTGCTGTATTCTCTCAGTTAGTAAATCCTCGTGGAAGATGA
- the LOC121234929 gene encoding uncharacterized protein LOC121234929 — protein MEIFSRNGLLIILLLFISGAVHIDAETKTCTSKGSPCRFIKMPCPSQCPTSSPTNPKAKVCYVNCNSPVCQAECKHRKANCNAPGSGCYDPRFIGGDGIVFYFHGKSNEHFSLVSDLNLQINARFIGLRPAGRTRDFTWIQALGLLFDSNTFSLEATRAATWEDEIDRLRFTYNGKELMIPEGHLSVWRSPENDLRVERTSNKNSVIVILPEVAEISINVVPVTKEDDRIHNYRIPSDDCFAHLEAQFRFYGLSSKVEGVLGRTYQPDFVNPAKPGVAMPIVGGEDKYRTTSLLSADCSSCMFSPAEALDQNHSVVMEYSMLDCTSGATGGNGIVCRK, from the exons ATGGAGATTTTTAGCAGGAATGGGTTACTAATCATTCTTCTGCTCTTCATATCTGGCGCTGTGCATATCGATGCAGAAACTAAAACATGCACCAGTAAAGGTAGCCCATGCCGATTTATAAAGATGCCCTGTCCATCCCAATGTCCTACATCATCACCAACAAACCCGAAAGCAAAAGTTTGCTATGTCAACTGTAATTCACCCGTATGCCAAGCTGAGTGCAAAC ATCGCAAAGCAAACTGCAACGCACCCGGATCAGGATGCTATGATCCCCGTTTCATTGGTGGAGATGGCATCGTTTTCTACTTCCACGGCAAGAGCAATGAGCATTTCAGTCTAGTTTCTGATCTCAACCTCCAAATCAATGCCCGCTTCATCGGACTCCGGCCAGCAGGCCGAACCAGAGACTTTACTTGGATTCAAGCCCTAGGTCTCCTGTTTGACTCCAACACTTTCTCTCTTGAGGCCACCCGAGCGGCGACGTGGGAAGACGAAATTGACCGTTTGAGATTCACTTACAATGGGAAGGAGTTAATGATACCAGAAGGCCATCTCTCTGTATGGAGAAGCCCTGAAAACGACCTTAGAGTGGAGAGAACATCCAACAAGAACAGCGTCATAGTCATACTCCCTGAGGTTGCAGAGATATCAATCAATGTTGTGCCCGTAACCAAGGAAGATGACAGAATCCACAACTATCGGATACCTTCAGATGACTGTTTTGCTCACTTGGAGGCACAGTTCAGATTCTACGGCCTATCCTCGAAAGTCGAAGGGGTTCTTGGCCGGACTTACCAGCCGGATTTTGTCAATCCGGCAAAGCCAGGGGTGGCTATGCCAATCGTGGGAGGTGAGGACAAGTACAGAACCACATCACTCCTCTCAGCAGATTGCAGTTCTTGCATGTTCTCTCCGGCTGAGGCGTTGGATCAGAACCACTCGGTAGTGATGGAATATAGCATGCTAGACTGCACCAGCGGAGCCACCGGTGGTAATGGGATTGTTTGTAGGAAATGA
- the LOC121234106 gene encoding uncharacterized protein LOC121234106, with amino-acid sequence MVCFCFMVDQKRKVRSTKPVAGTCSRCGGGASVGDMITATRFCYVPVYWKSWKAIMCTFCGAILKSYR; translated from the coding sequence ATGGTTTGCTTCTGTTTCATGGTGGATCAGAAGAGGAAGGTGAGGAGCACGAAGCCGGTGGCCGGAACTTGCTCCAGGTGCGGTGGAGGAGCCAGCGTCGGCGACATGATAACGGCGACACGGTTTTGTTATGTACCGGTTTATTGGAAGTCTTGGAAAGCTATCATGTGTACTTTCTGTGGAGCTATTCTTAAATCTTACAGATGA
- the LOC121235576 gene encoding protein ULTRAPETALA 2-like — protein sequence MAEGDRHAEDVNAIVFDDEELNNMSEVERGPDFIEVKCGYTNKKYGDFVGKLKISVSGHFVIDCKCYPECSEATLTPDNFLKHCGKLGTRNWKRNIWIIVNDDKVSLKKTVLLNYYRNASNISTDSKNSKRERKFHRDEFMKCSTCNKERRFRLRNREERRIYHDALANERWRCVDRPYDKITCADDEERVCRKICRGCPRSATCTGCPSCVCFGCLKCRFPDCECRTCVDFIQNAEP from the exons ATGGCTGAAG GAGATAGGCATGCTGAGGATGTGAATGCAATCGTGTTCGATGATGAAGAGCTGAACAACATGAGTGAGGTCGAGAGAGGGCCAGATTTTATTGAGGTCAAATGCGGATACACCAATAAAAAGTACGGTGATTTCGTCGGAAAGCTTAAGATTTCTGTCTCTGGTCATTTTGTGATCGATTGCAAGTGCTACCCCGAATGCTCGGAAG CGACTTTAACTCCTGATAATTTCCTCAAACATTGCGGGAAATTAGGGACGAGAAACTGGAAACGTAACATTTGGATCATTGTAAACGACGACAAGGTTTCTCTCAAGAAGACCGTTCTGCTCAACTACTACAGAAATGCATCAAATATCAGTACCGACTCAAAAAACTCCAAACGTGAACGAAAATTTCATCGCGACGAATTCATGAAATGTTCAACATGTAATAAGGAGCGCAGATTTCGTCTACGAAATCGTGAGGAACGTCGGATATACCATGATGCCTTGGCCAATGAGAGGTGGAGATGTGTTGATCGGCCTTATGATAA GATAACCTGCGCTGATGATGAAGAGAGGGTATGCCGTAAAATCTGCAGGGGCTGTCCACGTTCTGCGACATGCACGGGCTGCCCCTCTTGTGTCTGTTTCGGCTGCCTCAAGTGCCGCTTTCCGGACTGCGAATGCCGCACTTGTGTTGACTTCATACAGAATGCAGAACCTTAA